The genomic region ATTACCCACACATATTTaactatataatttatttttcccataaaaaaaactatataatttATCAAGTGATAAACAAATCACATGACAGTGAAATAAGTCATatagttaaaagttaaaactacaTGTGAGTAGGAATTGATAGGTCATGTAGAAAAGTTTCTCTACACCAATATGTAACCATCATGATGGTTAAATATTGGTGTAGAGAAACttttctctaaactagtttttttttttgtggttatttttcttaatattcttCACCATTCTTTACCAATACAATCCAAGAGGCaccatatttaaaattaaagagagaaaaaatgatcgatttaaaaaaaaaaattagaataaaaagcGATAGAACAATTTATTATTGCACTAGAAGCATCAAAAAGGGTTGAATAAAGCCAGGGCACTCCTCTAAATGCACTTACTGCTATAAACGaagtatttaattttcaaaattatttaattaattttattacgAGCACAAGTCGAGTTTGAGTCTTTCAACAAACTAAATTACATGTTtaagctttatttattttattattaaacaattttttgaacttatttataCGTTACAATGACTAAAATTTTGTGTTCCTTCACAAATATATGttgataattaataaataaattataatttgaattatattacTTGAGTTACATAGttataatgatttttgttttaaaacttACAAAATATTACGTTCACTAACCTTATGTAAAAACACAAATTGGTCTCTAAGCTCAAAAGGTAAAAGGATCTAGGCCCAAACAgtcaatacaatgaatttgtagagagtgggttagaAAACTATGCTCTAATGAGTGGGTAACAATTACAATGGATCCAGATGACAATAAAGTAAAGATAGATTGGCTTTATCTAAAGAAAATCGCCTTCGGCACAATCCGAGGAGATCAGTTCTTGTATAAATCTCTTGTTGCTATAgtatttttctcttaattttccAATCGCTTTTCCTCAAGgtcttctttctattttatactatctTCCTCCTTTCATCTCTACTCTCCACATGTAGATTAGATTGCTGGTGTTGATCCTTGTCCtatcagcaccttcctgaagtctttagaagtagctgtaaggctgaaaattactattcaggtatcacttcctcattaatgcggccagagagttaactacagagcattcaatgtagtggtagcagctttctcttaaaTATTTCATAGCTTTCCTTTGTCCTGTGCTTTCATGATGTATATTTTCATCATTAGAATCTCCTGAAACGTGGCTGCTAAATGGCAGTTTGCACCTTCTGACCTCTACTTTgctgttcaggtatcacttcctcattaatacagccagagagttagctacagagcattcaatgcagtggtagcagctttctcttaaaTATTTCATAACTTTCCTTTGTCCTGTGCTTTCATGATGTATATTTTCATCAATAGAATCTCCTGAAATGTTGCTTCTAGATGGCAGTTTGCACCTTCTGACCTTTACTTTGCTCAGCCGATGAAGCATCTCTCCTCAGACCACTTTCTCAAACCTTCATGACCAGAACCCTTTCTTTATTCATTAATGCTGACTTCCATAAAAACGTTTACCCATCCTCGAACTACTAGATGTCCTCGGATTGAGCCCCCGGcccaacatatatataaatatatactactgGGCCTATTATCCTTACACCTTGTATTAGTAAAAATTACATATCAAAGTCAATAATTTTGTATACAATATATTTATGAGTTATAACtaattttaatattaagaaattaagatttttggcttaaaaaaaaaattgtatttacacccacacacatatatattagtGCATGAATATGTTTTTAGCTTATTTTAGTTTGTTTATCACTATAATAATTATGaatcctaaataaaaattcttgaCTTTGTCACTGCTTATTTGATAACAGTTATGATGATTTGGAAAAAATGTCAACTTTTGACACAAAACCTCCGTATCTTTACTATTAACAAAGAGAATTATAAAGTCATGTATTATCCTATTCTAACAAGCCATCTCTTTCTTCTAAACTACTACTATATTctcttaattataaaaaattatattcatttttaatattcaaTAATTAATCTTAAGCATATGCATTGTAATAAGAagatcaatttatatataaaaagataaaataaatcatatctaaaatgaatatttatgaatGCTATGAAGTATGGTACTATAATTTTTGACAAGCTAggaaaccaattttttttattaaacaaaaatcaGTAAAATATATCACTACAAACGACATTAATAAACGGATAACTTGAGAGTCTCTAATTAAATTGAAAAGATAACTTTGAccacaactttttttattatgaaaaaagaaaagaaaaaggggaggCATAACTGCAATTAAATTCAAAGCACATAAGAAAAGAAGGGAGTCTTAAGTGATTTGTATAGAATAAAGTGAATTAAACCACCTTTGTTCCTTTCacctcaaaatttcattttctttcgaGGACTTGGCATTAATGACAATTGCTTCTATCCTATCTACCCTCTAgaatccttcttcttttcttttctaagttGGCAAGATTTGAATCTATTAATCTATATTCTCTAATAGGGTTGTGTGTGTTTGGGTACAATTTATataagctagtttttttttttttttttttaaacttttatttacGGGCTGCTATTGCATACTCTGAGAGTATGCTCCCTCTTTGGCATGAATGGGTGGATCCAATGGTGGGTGGGACTCACCCCTTTGTGAGATGgagtatacaataatttttatttatgtacaattttttaaaacctcaattttttcttacattttcaaagtacaagtatattttagcaCAGTTTCAtcaaaaaactaaacaaattgtaaataaaaatttaggaaaatgtaattatctctatatattaaaaggatTTGGAAAGttagtgtggggggcaaaaagatcctgatgggaacgtgggccttttgggccgtgttaaggaaggccgacctgatcctgggtttagaaattgttagtactatgggtcggcccatacgccgaggatccgaggatccagccgagggtgaccttatcctcggatgaacaccgaagaattcgggatttcatagtaaagattaggggatgacatggttaaggccaatggttaaaaggggggaaccctagaacgccccagaagtaccgatgttgaagaaatgtcaaagataaaggctgctacctccacattaaagaccctgcacctaccaccctggccgcatttatggggaagtgacactgaACGAacagaagagaaacttctggttactattcaaaggcactgagaagggaaatatctaggctaagggggaggtggggcaacacgtgtacaaagtgttcaaaagaggagtatttaaggagaaacCGGGAATAGAAAGacggacggactttttgtaatctaaagaagaaaaaagacaaggagaaagatataatagaagaacagctctcggcttaagtccgaggaggccaatttacaaTATCACTTGTTGTTTctaagtatttgcaatctttaatttgtcatttaatccccacacacttctaacctgggtttcaagcccaccctctacaaattcatattgtttaaggctcattgggccttgGCCCATAACTGTTATTGGGGCCAGGTGcatttgtgcacttacagttagttaaatcattttttactgtcaaaaatacccctaatttaattaacttatcaTTATTCTTGAAACATAAGAAATGaggttaaaacaataaattgacaaaaattaaaaacaaaaaacctaccCATGTTTATAAAACTACCCCATATTCTATAAAACTTCTCACTTCCCCATGTACACAACCAAAACTACCCCatgttcctataaaaaaaaacctactccatgttctaaaaaaaaaaaaaactacaacaagttcctttaaaaaaaaaactacaaaaaaatagCCTCATTGCACTCACAAAGCACATGTGATGAGGCTCATATAAATTATTGTTctataaattatgaattttaattaattaattaatttatattctcAAGAACAAGAGTTCCCAAACAAACACAAGAAATTAGAACAAAGGCTTTTCAATCGTACTCatacacacactctctctccgTAACTGTGGAATTAGAACAATTACATGTGGTGTAGGGATTAATTGATGGGGAAAGATTGAATGTGGAAGAAGCAATTCTGTAGAAAATTAGCAACAATGCaatgttgttttatttaatagatTGGATGgtaaaaatattctcattatctTTCAAAACCTTAGTATTGTTATCatgctaaaaacaaataatCTATCTTTGAtgcattcaattttttattagttatcaTTTGAGCCCACTATATCTTCAGTTTTTTACTTACAAATAATCACTCTCCAAATCAACCATTTATAAAAATGTCCAGCGTTCAGCGTTACCCAAACATACGCTTAGaataaaaaactacattttCTTTGGTCATAATTATTGAGGCTAGCTGTGGTGGAATTTTTGGTTCCGCGCTTTGTTAATGCTGACCTGACCACGTATAATTGCTCATTTTTATGTGTGATGCTATTGCTACCACCAATAAGAggacaatttatttttttggttccgCGCTTTGTTGTGTTGCTAAAAACAAATATTCTCTATTTGATGTACCCAATTTTTTACTAGCTAatagttatcatttttttacttataaataacaaattttcaaatcttacATATATTTAAGAAGATTTTTATGCAtgtataaacataaatatatgtttttttaaaaacctatatacataaatatatacttaaatctagcatcatgctatgataaaaaaaaagacagaaaatCGAGCATgatgttaattttatttatgaacaTGTTATTAAATTTAAGGGATGCTTAACAGTTGCTAATCATAAACTCAAGTTTGAGCTGGACTCAGCAGCTCGATCCATTtctgataaaaagaaaaggttggtTGATTCATTTAAATCCTAAAAGTTATAAGTTTTCACAATACTGCTTGCCACAGCTGCTAACTGCGTTCACACTAATCACATGTACTCGGTTTCCCACTCCCTCTTTGTAAATGATTAACACAGTAACACGACCCCAGCaaaaggaaaggagaaaaaacagtctaaagttttacaataaaaaacaactttttcTCTGGGCATAATTATTGAGGCTAGCTGTATCTCTCATCACTTTCACTGCTCCACAAACCGCACACGGTTTCCCACTTCCACTTTGTAAATACTATAATATTGACACGACCCCAGcaagaggaaaagagaaaaaacagtctaaagttttacaattaaaaaacaaCGTTTTGGTTGGGTATGATTATTGAGGCTAGCTGTTCTGGAATTCTTGGTTTTGTGCTTTGTTGATGCTGACCAGACCACATATAattgttcttcttttctttttctttttttaattttttcttttattttgtgtggTTGGATGGATTGAGATCAGTTACAATAGCTATTAAACCTGGTATAATCGGTGTGAGTGGCTGAGatttaaagttgtaattttaaatttttctcaaaaaaaaaagttgcaattttaaatctattgagtaaaaaaaaaaatgaaagttaaaaacTGTAggattagtaaaaaaaatagtgtgtgaGTGGGAGAGATGGGGTTAATTGCATCTCAATCCAGGACAGTGACTCTTGGCATTTGTGAATTATTTCCTGATACGTCCAAAATACTGTTTGATGAACGGTAACTTGAGTCATCCTTGGTACAGTGACATGTTGGCAATAATTTCCTAATACCGCCAACAAGGATAAGTGCTAAGTTGTCTGATTCACTCTAATCTGATGAAAAGTGGATAGAATCCAAACTGTCAAAGGTAGGACTAATATGAAATAGTGAAAAGCTTCAATAATTCTAGTACAAAGAGATAAGgttgagatgataatgtttgtcCTGTTAACAATTGATTCACAGGTCTAATAACTTTTGCTGAAAGTAAATTTGGGTTggtacaaaaatcaaatctggtGCTGACACGGAAATATGAATAACAACGTCTTAGTTTAGtattataaactcatatttttacattttaaataatattatatatatatgtttatattttttatttaaacatattttaaaaaattataaaaatttaatctcaAACTACTTTACAAAACATTCCCTAAATATTTCGTATTCTCATGTTCATATTGgactttattttcattaatttttagtaaaaataccattttggtccttacattttggaaCTACAATTAAtttggtccttatattttggtagtagtcaatttagtccttgcTAATTTCAAGTTGCAGTCAACTTGGTCCTTACCGTTaattcattaatgaaaaatacTGACATAGCTAACTAATTGCACATTGACATACTTGAAGCTTACATGgctaataaaatgatatttaaaaAGCCACCTCagcattttaataaataaaaaagccaagtcaaaaaaaaaaaaagcacaaaataCTCAAAAGTCtggttgaaaaaataaaatgaatgaaaagagaaaaactcaaaatttccTATCATTTTCTTCCTATCCAAACGCacacaaataaagagaaatagGCTTGCCAATATCgcattaaaaaatgaaatgaattaaAACATATGTTCACACCataaaagggaaaagagaaaaaggtagaaaaaacagtctaaagttttagaattataaaaaataaaaaaaaaactttttctagTGTTTAAAATGATCCCATTGgcaaataattattaaatagatGAATTATATACATAAAGAAATTTGAATTGAACCTTGAGATATACtaatattagttaatattaGAGTATTGAACCAACCACACTTTTACAAAGCATCGCTAGAAAGACAATTACGAGTAAAGTAGTATTTAACAAGATAACCCTTGAGGGCGAAAAGCTTATAAATATTGATGTTGTTATTCTAAGCTGGACACAATAACAACCTGCCTCTCATCACTTTCATCATCCCATAAACCCATATTGCATTcctgaaagaaagaaaaaaaccaatggCAGAAGGAGTTCTCTTCGACCTTGGCAAGAAAGTCCTTGAAGTGGTGGGTTCCTTAGCACTCCAAGAGATCAAGTTGGCTCGTGGTGTCAAAGCTGAGCTTGAAAATCTGAAGAGCACAGTTTCCACAATCCAAGCTGTGCTTCTAGATGCAGAAAAGCAGGGCTCTCATAACAACGAGGTCAAAGACTGGCTCAACAAGCTTAGAGATGTCCTTCATGAAACAGATGACGTGCTGGATGATTTCTCCACTGAAGCTTTGCAGCACAAAGTGATGGCTGGAAATAAGATGACAAAGGAGGTACGCATATTCTTTTCAAGTTCAAACAAGCTTGCTTTTAGTCTTAAGATGGGTCATAAAATAAAGGCAATTAGGGAGAGACTAGatgtcattaaaaaagaaaaggaggacTTCCACTTTATTCAAAACTCCGTTGAGCCACAAGTCATGAATAGGGATAGGGAAACTTATTCTTTTGTATTGGAAGAAGATGTGGTTGGGAGAGAGGATGATAAGgaagaaattataaaacttcTTTTGGATGCCAATACTGTAGAGAATGTGTCAATTATTCCAATAGTTGGGATTGGAGGTTTAGGGAAAACTACACTAGCTCAACTCATATACAATGatgaaaatgtcaaaaatgaTTTTGAGCTGAAGTTGTGGATTTGTATATCTGATAACTTTGATATAAAACATATTGTGAAACAAATCTTAGAATCTCTGGGAAATAGGAGGGATGAAGAAAGCCTTGAGATTTTACAAAATCACCTTCGAGGAGAAATTAATGGACAAAAATACTTCCTTGTCCTAGATGATGTGTGGAATGAGGATACTGATAAATGGcttctcttaaaaaatttactaaCGGGTGGTGCAAGGGGAAGTAAGATAGTAGTAACTACTCGCTCGATAAAGGTAGCGGAAATAATGGGCACAACTTCACCTCATGAGCTTAAGGGCCTAGATCCAGAAAAAGCTTGGTCATTGTTTGTAAAAATGGCATTTAAAGGAGGCATAGAGCCAGAGAACCAAGGCATAATAGACCTAGGAAAAGAGATTGTGGGAAAATGTATTGGGGTGCCTCTTGCTATAAGAACAATAGGAAGCTTATTGTATGgtaaaacctctaaaattgaGTGGCAATCCTTTTTAGATAATGAGCTCTCAAAAATAGGTCAACAAGAAAATAAGATCTCATCAACTCTTAAGTTGAGTTATGATCATCTTCCATCACATTTGAAGCAATGTTTTGCTTATTGTAGATTGTTTCCAAAAGATTATTTGATTAATGTAGTTACACTTATTAATCTTTGGGCAGCACAAGGCTTTATTGTGTTAGAAGGTCCAAGACAACGTTTTGTGGATATtggtagaaaatattttatggaattACTTTGGAGGTCATTTTTTCAAGAtgtaaaaaatgatgaattggGCAATATAGAATCGTGTAAAATGCATGATCTCATGCATGATCTTGCAAGTCTTGTGTCCGGAACGGAAAGTGCCGTATTAAATTCAAGTGGGGAAAATGATATTGAAAAAGTTCGTCATGTATCATTTAATCTTGTGGATTCATCAATGCAACTTGCAATCCCCATGCTTAATGGAAGGAAGATACACACAATTCTAGCATCTAGTGTAGAGGGGAACTTGGGTAACTTAACTTGTGATGCACTCATTTCAACTTTTAAGTATTTACGTGCATTGGATTTGAGTAATCTAGAATTACTTGTAGTGCCACATTCAATTGAAAAATTGAAGCATTTAAGATATCTTGATCTTCCTAgaaattttgagattaaaattctCCCTAATTCCATTACTAAGATGCTGAATTTGCAGACACTAATACTACAGTATTGTTATTCGCTTAGAGAATTACCCAGGGGCATTAAAAAGTTGGTCAATCTCAGGTTTGTAGATATTACAGGTTGCATCGAATTGACTAATATGCCCCTTGAAATCGAACACCTTACTTGTCTTGAGACAATACTACCAGAGCTTGTTGTGAGAAAGGAAGGTTCTGGGGCTAGCTGTAGTGGtttgtataagaaaaaaaaggccaaGTCCAATGGTGGGCCAAGTCAATTAAAGGAACTACACAACTTGGGAGGAAAATTAAGAATTGAAAATCTGGGAGATGGAAAAGATGACGTGTGGGAATATAAAGATgcaaatataaataatagaCAGCATCTTCAACAACTTGAATTAAAGTGGGGTTCGTGGGATGGAGAAAGCGAATGTGATGAAATGCTGGAAGGGCTCCAGCTACATCCGAATCTTAAAGCGTTGAAATTGAGTTGTTATATGGGTGTGAGAATTCCAAGTTGGGTCTCTTCTCTCACTAATCTTGTTGAATTTGAATTGAGTTATAATTGGAGATTGCAGCACCTCCCACCGTTAAATCAACTCCCTTTTCTCAAGGTTCTCTCTCTTGAGGGAATGGAAGCACTTGAATACATTTCAGATGAAGACAGTGTTAGTAACGTCTTGggtgcttcttcttcttcttcttcttcaaaagcaCCATTCTTCCCATCCTTAACTTTTCTTAACATAGGGTTTTGCTCAAATCTGAAGGGATGGTGGAGGAAttcagatgatgatgatgatgataatgagcCACACCATCTCTTACTTCCATCATTTCCTCCTTCTCTTTCGAGCTTAACAACCATCGATTGCCCTAACCTGACTTCCATTCCCCCTTTTCCATATTTGAAAGGAAGGCTGGTATTGAGTGGGTGTAGCTGGAAGGTATTGGAGCAgacaatgaaaatgaaaatgaaaatgggaGCAGCAACCACATCAACCTACCTTCCTCTCTCTCAATTACAGGATATACGCTTATGTCAGATGAAGGATATCGAATCTCTTCCAGAGGAGTGGCTGCGGAACCTCGTTTCTCTCCGGGAACTCTCTATATATTTCTGCGATGGACTGAGTTCTCTCCATTGGATAGGCATCCTCACGTCACTACAAGCCCTTGGAATCGAGAGATGTCCCAATCTGACGTCACTTCCTCAAGAGATTCGCAATCTCACCTCTTTAAAAGAGTTGAGAATTGAAGATTGTCCCCTCTTAGGGAAAAGATGCAAGAGGCAAATAGGTGAAGATTGGCCCATCATTGCCCATGTCCCACGCGTACTAGTGGATAGGCAGAACCAGCAACAAGAAACAATTTCTTCAGGTATGCATCTTCTCTATCTATCTTTTAAtcccaaatttaaaattaactaCTTCTAAAACTATTTAACTTCTTTTCTTATGCTGAACCGAACCAATTTaaaattctctttctctcttttcggtatttttcctttttcttgtctATAAAATGTTAATTAGACACACACAAAGTTATCTGAACAAGAAAAAATAGGATAATGTAATccatccttttattttattttattttttctttcttttaattctaatgatttatatctttgtACCTAAGAGCATGTTGATAACAAGATGCGTGTATGGTTGCTTCTTAATAATTGCAGAATCTGAGTCAGAGTCAGAGTTATAGCCAGCCTCTTCTTCTTCAGGTATGCGTCAATCTTCTTGTTGGTGCCTTTTGAGATTTGGGATATTTTGGAGAACTTGTTAGTTATGTGACTTCTTATGCAGAACCAACTAAGACAAAGAACAAGCTTGGCCTCAAAATTCGGAATCTTTTCAACTAGAACTCAGTGGTaatctttttgttcttttattcaAAAACTATGCAGATGATTACTTCAAATTAttaggaaattattttttaaagtcttTCATTTGTTCTTTTATTCTATCGTTTCTTAAAAGTTAAACATTTTAATGAGATGATTAAACgaaaaatatttgtttgctTCCTCATATGTTGAATCATTGGTGTGAAGACAGACTTTGAAGTCAAATAAGAACGAGAGAATGACTGAATGTGTCTAATTTGCCCATTCATGCACAAATTCAAAGGTAGATTggattgaatttttatatgttactcaattgaaaatttccaattaaggtttttctttttgcttgaattCCAATTGAGATTAGAGGATACTGTGATTTCTCTTACTTTACCCATTTTTATGTAATAGGTTGTTATGCTCAAAACAACAACACCCAAGTTTAAGAACTTTTGGTTTTTCCAATGGTTGCTATTTTGGAACTTTCTCTCTCTGCTAAAGCGGTGGCCCTTGCTTCTTGAATTTTGGCTGTGGAGTCC from Castanea sativa cultivar Marrone di Chiusa Pesio chromosome 11, ASM4071231v1 harbors:
- the LOC142614570 gene encoding putative disease resistance protein RGA1, producing the protein MAEGVLFDLGKKVLEVVGSLALQEIKLARGVKAELENLKSTVSTIQAVLLDAEKQGSHNNEVKDWLNKLRDVLHETDDVLDDFSTEALQHKVMAGNKMTKEVRIFFSSSNKLAFSLKMGHKIKAIRERLDVIKKEKEDFHFIQNSVEPQVMNRDRETYSFVLEEDVVGREDDKEEIIKLLLDANTVENVSIIPIVGIGGLGKTTLAQLIYNDENVKNDFELKLWICISDNFDIKHIVKQILESLGNRRDEESLEILQNHLRGEINGQKYFLVLDDVWNEDTDKWLLLKNLLTGGARGSKIVVTTRSIKVAEIMGTTSPHELKGLDPEKAWSLFVKMAFKGGIEPENQGIIDLGKEIVGKCIGVPLAIRTIGSLLYGKTSKIEWQSFLDNELSKIGQQENKISSTLKLSYDHLPSHLKQCFAYCRLFPKDYLINVVTLINLWAAQGFIVLEGPRQRFVDIGRKYFMELLWRSFFQDVKNDELGNIESCKMHDLMHDLASLVSGTESAVLNSSGENDIEKVRHVSFNLVDSSMQLAIPMLNGRKIHTILASSVEGNLGNLTCDALISTFKYLRALDLSNLELLVVPHSIEKLKHLRYLDLPRNFEIKILPNSITKMLNLQTLILQYCYSLRELPRGIKKLVNLRFVDITGCIELTNMPLEIEHLTCLETILPELVVRKEGSGASCSGLYKKKKAKSNGGPSQLKELHNLGGKLRIENLGDGKDDVWEYKDANINNRQHLQQLELKWGSWDGESECDEMLEGLQLHPNLKALKLSCYMGVRIPSWVSSLTNLVEFELSYNWRLQHLPPLNQLPFLKVLSLEGMEALEYISDEDSVSNVLGASSSSSSSKAPFFPSLTFLNIGFCSNLKGWWRNSDDDDDDNEPHHLLLPSFPPSLSSLTTIDCPNLTSIPPFPYLKGRLVLSGCSWKVLEQTMKMKMKMGAATTSTYLPLSQLQDIRLCQMKDIESLPEEWLRNLVSLRELSIYFCDGLSSLHWIGILTSLQALGIERCPNLTSLPQEIRNLTSLKELRIEDCPLLGKRCKRQIGEDWPIIAHVPRVLVDRQNQQQETISSESESESEL